The DNA segment CAAAGGAAGTTGCTCCAGTATGTGGAGGCTGGTCATACCGGCAGCGCCATAACGCTGCCGAACCTCATCGCCGGCCCATCCGTGAAGCCACACTCCCATTGTGGCTGCTTCGTCGCTACTGTAACCCTGACTGAGCAACGTGCCGATCACCCCCGACAACACATCCCCACTGCCGGCGGTAGCCATGCCGGGATTGCCGGTACTGTTCACTACAATCTCCCCGGAGGTGAGCAGTGTCAGCGTGGGGGCTCCCTTCAGCACCACCGTATGCGGAAAATACGCCTGCACCTCACGCAAGGCACTCACCGGATCGGCCATTACCGCTTCCAGATCATGGTCAAATAATAGGGCAAACTCCCGCGCATGGGGTGTAACCACCAACTGGACCTCCGCCGCCGTCAGCATATCCACATTCCCGTTGAAAGGAGTGAGACCATCAGCATCGAGCAGCGTCGGCCCATCCAGATGCTCAAAAATAGCCCGCACAAACTCCTTCACCTGAGGACTGCGAGAAAGGCCCGGCCCCAGAACTACCGCCGTGCACCATGCCAGCGACTCCCGGATAGCCGTTATGTGCTCCGGCAGAAATGTGCCCCGGTTGTGATCCTCCAGACTCAGCGTAATCACCTCGGGCATAGTCGGGACATATAAATGCTGAATGCTCGAAGGGCAGGCGGCGACTGTGAGGCCCGACCCGGAAAGAATAGTGGCCCTGGCTGCCAGAACGGCCGCACCGGTCATACCCAGCGAACCGGCGATAACCAGGGTTTTCCCCTGACGGTGCTTGAAGGTTCGCCGCGGCGGAAGACGGTACCACCGGGCAAAATCATCCCGGGTGAACTGGGTGATGCCGGATTCCTCCTCCTCGAAATAGCCCGGATCAAAACCGATGTCGGCCACCACCAGCTTGCCGCACATATCCGAACCTTCATTGATCAACAACCCCACTTTGGGATACCCCATCGTAACCGTCACATCCGCCTGAACCACCTGCTCCCAAACCTGGCCCGTGTCGGTATGCAAGCCAGTAGGAATGTCAACGGAAAGAACCGGTCCCGAAAACTCATTGATCGCCTGAACCCATTGAGCTATCGGGTCCCTAACGGGTTGATCGACGCCTATGCCCAGCAAGGCATCAATGACTAAACCCTGATCCGGCCAGGCCACCTCCTCCGGCAGGACCTTCTCCCTGACGTTGATCCCGGCTTCCTGGTAGGTGGCACCGACAACCTCATCCATTTCCTCGGTTTTTCCCAGCATAACGACGCTGCATTGGTAGCCCCAGGAAGTAAGGAAGCCAGCCGCTGCAATCCCATCTCCGCCGTTGTGGCCCTTGCCACAGACCACCAGTATGGGACGGGTCGTATCACTTCGCAGCAGTTTACCCGCCTCAATGGCCACGGCCCGACCGGCATTACGCATCAGATCCACTTCAGTACGGGTCCCCGAACGGATAGTATACCGGTCCAAGGCGCGACAACTATTCGTAGTCAGAAGGTTAATCATGGAGACTCAAGCACGGCTGTAGCTACGGCGTAATGGTCCGTATGGCTGATGGACACATGGATCTTCTCATTGCGACCAATAGTACTGACGAGCGGCGCCCCGCTGGGATGGCGATGGACCGGGATCTGCTTGAATAAAACTAGCTCCGTGCGACCGGCCGAATAGAGGGCCTTCTTTACCGCTTCCTTGGCGGCAAACCGACCGGCAAAATGCAGCGCGGGCCGTAACTGCTGCTGACAATAGATGATCTCATCCGGCGTGAAAATACGGCCTAGAAACCTGTCCGCCCACTTCGCAATCAAGGACTCAATGCGGGCCACTTCCACCAGATCGTTCCCGACATAAATCATGACAAGTTCCGCTCCCGGATAATGTCGATCAACTGGTAAATGTCTGCCAAGTCATAATCGGCCCCCGATTCCTGGACATCCAGAGTGTCACCGTAGCGGGCGAAGGCCGTAGTCATTCCCACCTGTCTGGCCCCCACCATATCTCTCTCAGGCCAATCACCCACCATCAGGGCCTCCTCAGGCTTGATCCCAAGCAAGTTACAAATTTTATAGAACGGTTCGGGAGCCGGTTTTTGCACCCCAGTATCATCAAAGGTCACTACCGCGTCAAACAGATGGTGCAGGTTGAGATAACACAGACGCATCCAGGCTTCGCGACTGGGAGCATCCGAGACCACTCCCAGCTTCAGCCCCATCTTGGCTAGCGTCATCAGGGTCATGTTCACCCGGGGGTAGAGCATCAGGGAGGCCTCCCGGGCACGACGATAGGCCACAATGGCCGACGCCAGATACCTGTAGTCCACCTTGCCGGTGGCCTGCCGCAGATATTCATCAAAGACCTCCTGGTACTCATAGCCCTTCTCATCATAGATCTTCTTAATGATCGCGACAGCCTGCTCCTTTACCACCATCAGGCCGGCCTCCACCATGGCATCCACAGCAGCCCGGATGGCGGCATCCTTCATCTTCATGAAATCAAGAAGGGTATTATCCAGATCGAAAATGACCGCTTTAATACGGCTCCGCATACCTCATCCAACCAGAATGGGAAGAATAAAGCCCCGCCCTGTTGTATCCCGAGCGGGGCTTGTATGCTTCAGCCAATACAAGGCTACCTGTTAGGGGACTCTAATTGCTTCAGTTCGTACTCCGCACTTCTGCGGATACTGGCATCGCGACCTTTCTGAGCATTCCTGAAAGCCTCGATCGCCGCCTGCCGATTGCCCAGCGCCTTCTCCGCCAGTCCCTTTTCGTACCAGGCATATTCAAACGTCTTCTTCAGGTCGGTGCTCCGTTTGGCCATCTCTCTGGCCTTTTCATAATTCCCAAGCTCATTATAGACGTGGGCCAAGCGCCAGGCAGTCACGTGATTCCCGGGCTTGAGCTGGACCGCCTGTTCCAGGTATTTCTGCGCTTCGGCCCAGCTCTCCCGCTCGCTGTAAATCTCACCTAAGTATTCGGCAACATCCCCATTCTTGGGATTGATGGTAATAGCGGACGTGAATAGCTCAATAGCCTCATTGGGCCGGTCGCGTCGCAGCACAGCCCCCAGGCCCTCCAGAGCCTCATCGGATTTCGGATCGTGAGATATCGCTGCCCGGAGAACGGCCTCTGCTTCTTTCAATCGGCCCTCTCTCCGCAGAATATCCCCCTTGTCAATATAAGCGATAATGTAATCGGGCTCGACAGCGATGGAACGGTCCAGGGCCTTAAGGGCAGCAGCGTTATCGCCCATCATCCGCTGGCAATAGGCGATCTTATGATAGGCTAAATAAAAGCTGGAATCCAGTTCAGTGGCTTCCTGATAGACGGCCAGGGCAGATTCCCAATCGCGGGCTCGCAGAAGACGGTTACCCTCATTGTACTTGTCAGCTACCAGATTGCGCAACGCCGCGGCGTAGCGGGGATCATTAGGGTTGTAGCTCTGCGCCCGGCTAAAAGCCTCAGCGGCCTCTTGCAGTCTCCCAGCCATCATCAAAGCCATCCCCAACCCAAAATAGGCGCTGGCAAAAGTAGGATAGTCTTCAATCACCTTCTCGTACCGGGCGACGGCCCCCATATAATCCCGCTCGTCG comes from the Candidatus Neomarinimicrobiota bacterium genome and includes:
- a CDS encoding tetratricopeptide repeat protein, giving the protein MGRLRIALIMVSSAILVSAVGGQDLGELLMKARENMAAQNYDTAKQQLQTIVETNITYAPAYFELSKIALIQDDLLGAQENIDAAIENDPRNEEYRATAERIAVLSSDMSNARRSYDERDYMGAVARYEKVIEDYPTFASAYFGLGMALMMAGRLQEAAEAFSRAQSYNPNDPRYAAALRNLVADKYNEGNRLLRARDWESALAVYQEATELDSSFYLAYHKIAYCQRMMGDNAAALKALDRSIAVEPDYIIAYIDKGDILRREGRLKEAEAVLRAAISHDPKSDEALEGLGAVLRRDRPNEAIELFTSAITINPKNGDVAEYLGEIYSERESWAEAQKYLEQAVQLKPGNHVTAWRLAHVYNELGNYEKAREMAKRSTDLKKTFEYAWYEKGLAEKALGNRQAAIEAFRNAQKGRDASIRRSAEYELKQLESPNR
- a CDS encoding NAD(P)H-hydrate dehydratase gives rise to the protein MINLLTTNSCRALDRYTIRSGTRTEVDLMRNAGRAVAIEAGKLLRSDTTRPILVVCGKGHNGGDGIAAAGFLTSWGYQCSVVMLGKTEEMDEVVGATYQEAGINVREKVLPEEVAWPDQGLVIDALLGIGVDQPVRDPIAQWVQAINEFSGPVLSVDIPTGLHTDTGQVWEQVVQADVTVTMGYPKVGLLINEGSDMCGKLVVADIGFDPGYFEEEESGITQFTRDDFARWYRLPPRRTFKHRQGKTLVIAGSLGMTGAAVLAARATILSGSGLTVAACPSSIQHLYVPTMPEVITLSLEDHNRGTFLPEHITAIRESLAWCTAVVLGPGLSRSPQVKEFVRAIFEHLDGPTLLDADGLTPFNGNVDMLTAAEVQLVVTPHAREFALLFDHDLEAVMADPVSALREVQAYFPHTVVLKGAPTLTLLTSGEIVVNSTGNPGMATAGSGDVLSGVIGTLLSQGYSSDEAATMGVWLHGWAGDEVRQRYGAAGMTSLHILEQLPLALAEFDRIV
- a CDS encoding TIGR02253 family HAD-type hydrolase; the encoded protein is MRSRIKAVIFDLDNTLLDFMKMKDAAIRAAVDAMVEAGLMVVKEQAVAIIKKIYDEKGYEYQEVFDEYLRQATGKVDYRYLASAIVAYRRAREASLMLYPRVNMTLMTLAKMGLKLGVVSDAPSREAWMRLCYLNLHHLFDAVVTFDDTGVQKPAPEPFYKICNLLGIKPEEALMVGDWPERDMVGARQVGMTTAFARYGDTLDVQESGADYDLADIYQLIDIIRERNLS
- the acpS gene encoding holo-ACP synthase produces the protein MIYVGNDLVEVARIESLIAKWADRFLGRIFTPDEIIYCQQQLRPALHFAGRFAAKEAVKKALYSAGRTELVLFKQIPVHRHPSGAPLVSTIGRNEKIHVSISHTDHYAVATAVLESP